In Ignavibacteria bacterium, the sequence GGCAAAATTAAAATTCGGTCTTCAGTGGCACGTAGTGCCTGTTTCTTATTCATTTAACACAAATAAATATGTATCTCCCCTGAATTTTCTCTTCATTAAGCCAAATAAACGCTTTTCAGGTTCTATAGAAACTTATTTTGAACCTTCATTTATTCCGGGTGGATTCAGGAATAACAACCTCAAAAAATTTATGTATAATGCCGGAGTTCGTTTGGTGCTGCCGGTGTTTCACAAAGGAGAGTATCTGGCTATTTCAGCCGGCGGCGGATATTATAATCAGCAGTCAGAAGAAAAAAAATATGAAGGTATCACCTATGAAGCAGGAATTTACAGTTTTTTCGGAATGATGGGGCTGAAATTTCAGTATAATACAAACGGGCTGAGCAGATATAATATTGGGCTGTATATAAAATATTATTAATGAAAAAAAACATAACATATCTTTTATTATTATTATCATTATCAGCTTTACCGGGCTGCAACCTTTTATTGGTAGCAGTTAAGAATGTTCCGACATTTTTTGAAAGTCCGCGTAAAGTTAAAAATAAAATTAAAGAACCTTTAAAGCCCGATGTAAGACTTTCAGCTCTTTGGATTGGACATGCTACAGTATTATTACAGATGGATGATAAGGTCATAATCACAGATCCTTTTTTAACCGAAACTGCAGGAGAGTTTGCAAGAAGAGTTGTTGAGCCGGGAATAGATGTGGAAAATATTCCACCTTGTGACCTGATACTGATCTCACATTCACATTTTGATCATTTAAATCTAGCCAGCCTGGAAATGCTGGAAGAAAAAAGCAATAAAACCGCACTGGTTTTTCCCGAAGACCTTGAAAATTACCTGCCTGCTTATGATATGAACCTGGTAAGAATGAAAAATAATAACGGATATGAATCAGGTATAACCGGCGAAACCAGAATAATAAACGGCATAAAAGTAACAACAGTATTTGCGCAGCATTGGGGCGGCAGGTACGGAATTGATGGTTATGTTTGGGGTGATAATGCATTTACAGGCTATATTCTGGAATATAACTGCATGACAGTATATTTTGCAGGTGATACAGGATATGATAACCAAAAATTTAAAAAGCTCGGTGAATTATATAAAATTGATCTTGCGTTGATACCTATTGGTCCGTGCGCCGATTGTAAACAATGCGGTACCTATAACCACGTATTCCCTGTGGATGCTTATGATATATTTAAAGATATGAAGGCTAAACATATGCTGCCGATTCACTACGGTACACTTCACTTTGCCCAGGCAGACCCGATGGAGCCGGTTTATGCTTTCAGAGAAATTATTAAAAATAACAAAGCGGGGGAATTTATAAAGATCCTTGAAATAGGGGAACAGGAAATTTATCTGAGAAAATAATAAAAAAGTGAAAGCCCGCATTTTGGGAAGCGGACTTTCCGGGGATATTGAGGTAATGCTGATCTAAAAAAAACTTAAAGTTTTGATGACTATTATACTCTTTTCCAGTGACCCGGAATCCAAAAAAGCTTTCCGTGTTTGTTATGTTTGTAATGACCCGGTACCCAGACATATTTTGGACCGGGTTTAACTGTATTACTGATTTCTGCTGATTTATTCATTTCAGATGAAATGGAATTTCCTGAAAAACCAAATAATAAAACAAATATTGCCGTAATTGTTAATAATGTTAGTTTGATGGTTTTCATAAAATTTCTCCTTTAGTTAAATGATTAACTGTATCTTTTGTAAATTAGACAGGAGAAATTTAAAAAGGTTTAAAAGGGGAAATAAAATTATTTTAACAAGTAAAACTTGTTACTTTCTGAAGTATTTTTTTAATTTAATAGATAAATTTACAAGGATTAAAGTGAGCTGTACATTCTGGCCAATCAATTTTTCAGCTTCTTCAAGCTGAAGAACAATGTTGAAGATATCACTTTCAGGGAAATTAGTATTTAACTTACCGAGCCTTTCAGCGAGGTCATAGTTAACCAGCATTCCGCTTTCCGATGAGCCTGCTGCTTTTACTCTTAACAGGTCTCTTATCCATATATTCAAAAAGAATAAAAACTGGCGGGTTTTTTCTTTATCATTTTTAGCTGAAATTGTTCTGCATAAAGAAATTACCTGCGCTGTATCATTTTTAAGCAGGGAAACCAGGAAATCAAGCGCCTGGCTGCGAAGTTCTTCAATTCCCATTTGCAGCAGGTCATTTGCCCTGCTGTAGCTGCCAAAACACAACCTGGCAGCAAGCTTTACCTGTTTTTCTGTATAGCCGCCGGTTTCTAAGAGCTTATCTGTAATTAAGCTTTCCTCTAAGGATTCAAAATGAATTCTTTGGCACCTTCCAATAATTGTTTGAGGTAATGAATTTACTTTTGAAGTGGTTAAGATTATCATGCTGTTTTTGGGAGGCTCTTCGAGTATTTTCAGCAAAGCATTAGCAGCTTCCTGCTTCATTTTATCGGCTTCTGAGATCAGGAATACTTTTTTATATCCGGCAGGCGCAGAAAGATAAATTTTACTTACCAGATCACGAATGCTGTTGATCCTGATGTTGTTTGCCCCGGATATGCTGATACGGTGGTAAGGATTTTCAGATTTCAAAGCAATTTGTTCCATATATTCATCAAAATCAGAAGCGGCAAGCTTATCAACAGGGTCACTTTCAGATTCATCAGTTTTTGAAGCGGGCAGAGCAGTTATAAGCTTGAAATATTCTGAGCGGAATGAAGATATTTTTCTGCAATTATCGCATTTATCGCAGGCTTCATTGCCGTTTACAGGCTGAGTACAATTCAGAAGCTTTGCAAACTCGATAGCGGCAGCATCTTTGCCAACTCCATCAGTGCCTTCAAACAGATAAGCGTGAGCAGCTTTACCGCTTAGAAATATTGACTTAAGCTTTTCAACAACCTGTGACTGACCTATTATATTTTTCCACATAGAGGGTAATATCCAGTCTAAAAAGCATTGCCCAGTCCAAAATGAACTGCGAATTTATTTTTAAAAATATTTGAAGGCTGCTGCCATAACCATTTGTTTCCCTCACCGGCCTGCGGATCATAAAGCTTAAAGCCAAGATCAATTCTAACAGGTCCAACGAAGGTATCATACCTGATACCTAATCCGGCAGCAAGAGCAATTTGATTAAATTTAAATTTCCCGTCACTTTCCCATACATTGCCGTAATCCAGAAATAATACTCCCCATACCGGGGCAAGAAAGCTTCTATCGGGAAATGGTTTTCTTCTGAGTTCAAGGCTGCCTTCAAGTATAAACTTACCCCCCTGTTCAGGGTCTGCTAAAATGCCTCCTGTTTGAGCGCGCCAGCCGCGGAGGCTGTTGCCTCCGCCCATGAAGAACTTATATGGCAGAGTAACAGGTTCAATATTCTCACCGGAGCCATATTCGATAATATCACCCAGCTCAAAATTTGTTGCTATAATAGTTGCGGCCCTGCCACCTGAAATATC encodes:
- a CDS encoding MBL fold metallo-hydrolase: MKKNITYLLLLLSLSALPGCNLLLVAVKNVPTFFESPRKVKNKIKEPLKPDVRLSALWIGHATVLLQMDDKVIITDPFLTETAGEFARRVVEPGIDVENIPPCDLILISHSHFDHLNLASLEMLEEKSNKTALVFPEDLENYLPAYDMNLVRMKNNNGYESGITGETRIINGIKVTTVFAQHWGGRYGIDGYVWGDNAFTGYILEYNCMTVYFAGDTGYDNQKFKKLGELYKIDLALIPIGPCADCKQCGTYNHVFPVDAYDIFKDMKAKHMLPIHYGTLHFAQADPMEPVYAFREIIKNNKAGEFIKILEIGEQEIYLRK
- a CDS encoding YXWGXW repeat-containing protein, with the protein product MKTIKLTLLTITAIFVLLFGFSGNSISSEMNKSAEISNTVKPGPKYVWVPGHYKHNKHGKLFWIPGHWKRV
- a CDS encoding AAA family ATPase: MWKNIIGQSQVVEKLKSIFLSGKAAHAYLFEGTDGVGKDAAAIEFAKLLNCTQPVNGNEACDKCDNCRKISSFRSEYFKLITALPASKTDESESDPVDKLAASDFDEYMEQIALKSENPYHRISISGANNIRINSIRDLVSKIYLSAPAGYKKVFLISEADKMKQEAANALLKILEEPPKNSMIILTTSKVNSLPQTIIGRCQRIHFESLEESLITDKLLETGGYTEKQVKLAARLCFGSYSRANDLLQMGIEELRSQALDFLVSLLKNDTAQVISLCRTISAKNDKEKTRQFLFFLNIWIRDLLRVKAAGSSESGMLVNYDLAERLGKLNTNFPESDIFNIVLQLEEAEKLIGQNVQLTLILVNLSIKLKKYFRK